The following coding sequences are from one Liquorilactobacillus hordei DSM 19519 window:
- a CDS encoding GlsB/YeaQ/YmgE family stress response membrane protein translates to MGLIWSLIVGAIIGAIAGAITNRGAAMGWIANIVAGLIGAWIGQGLLGTWGPSLAGMALIPSIIGAIILVLIVSLVVGRTSKK, encoded by the coding sequence ATGGGACTTATTTGGTCATTAATCGTCGGGGCAATCATTGGTGCCATTGCTGGCGCAATCACTAACCGTGGTGCTGCTATGGGCTGGATTGCAAACATTGTAGCTGGTTTAATCGGTGCGTGGATTGGCCAAGGGCTCCTTGGCACTTGGGGCCCTTCGTTAGCTGGCATGGCTTTGATACCATCGATCATCGGGGCAATTATTTTAGTTCTGATTGTTTCATTAGTTGTTGGTCGAACCAGTAAAAAGTAA
- a CDS encoding Asp23/Gls24 family envelope stress response protein — MQNGTPSEKTTTNEKSGVKGNLTFDDKVIQKIIGIALSEVDGLLTVDGGFFANVAEKLVNTSDVTSGIDVEVGKKQVAVDLDIVAEYGIDISKLYDKIKNVIVREVKNMTELEVIEVNVNVVDIKTKEQYEKDSTSLQDRLSDATDKTKEAVSKGAKKSKETLGDRVDKVTSDNQSSRVN, encoded by the coding sequence ATGCAGAATGGAACGCCAAGTGAGAAAACAACAACTAACGAAAAGTCTGGTGTTAAAGGCAATTTAACATTTGATGATAAGGTTATTCAAAAGATCATTGGTATCGCACTTTCTGAAGTAGATGGCTTATTAACCGTAGATGGCGGCTTTTTCGCAAATGTTGCTGAAAAACTAGTTAATACTTCAGATGTCACATCAGGAATTGATGTAGAGGTTGGAAAAAAGCAGGTTGCAGTGGATCTCGACATTGTTGCTGAATACGGCATTGATATTTCTAAACTGTATGACAAGATCAAAAATGTTATCGTTCGGGAAGTAAAGAATATGACCGAATTAGAAGTAATTGAGGTAAATGTGAATGTTGTTGATATCAAGACAAAGGAGCAGTATGAAAAAGATTCGACTTCTCTGCAAGATCGCCTGAGCGATGCCACAGACAAAACGAAGGAAGCCGTCAGTAAGGGCGCAAAGAAATCGAAGGAAACATTAGGTGACCGCGTTGATAAAGTAACGTCTGACAATCAATCTAGTCGTGTTAACTAA
- a CDS encoding DUF2273 domain-containing protein, with translation MTELIKAYFWPLIGGIMGLLLAVLIITFGFFKTLFVLIFMAIGITAGYYIQKTGILTNVFK, from the coding sequence GTGACCGAACTCATTAAAGCCTATTTTTGGCCACTAATTGGTGGAATTATGGGATTGCTCTTAGCGGTCCTTATCATCACTTTTGGATTTTTCAAGACGCTTTTTGTTTTGATTTTTATGGCTATCGGGATTACCGCGGGTTATTATATTCAAAAAACTGGTATCTTAACAAATGTTTTTAAATAA
- the amaP gene encoding alkaline shock response membrane anchor protein AmaP, with protein sequence MRFVFKALIVVVIILAFPLSIVLVFKNWSTAIGTSTPMSLKLGWLEQYEPIYLFWSGVILAVLLIIFLLITLFWPRSQSLYLHQKSDGQVTVSKKAIEHFALSALQHEPFIGNPKVSSKLSRKGITLKISGDLLNSVNAKQQTANFLNQLKKDLRICLGISEQKKIKIRLVDFNELDANVHKSRVV encoded by the coding sequence TTGCGATTTGTATTTAAGGCATTAATAGTAGTTGTTATTATCCTTGCATTTCCTTTATCCATAGTTCTTGTCTTTAAAAATTGGTCAACGGCCATTGGTACTAGTACACCCATGTCATTAAAGCTTGGTTGGTTGGAGCAGTACGAACCGATATACCTCTTTTGGAGTGGAGTAATTCTGGCGGTACTGTTAATTATTTTTTTGCTTATCACACTTTTTTGGCCACGGTCACAATCATTATATCTTCATCAAAAGTCTGATGGTCAAGTGACCGTCAGTAAGAAAGCTATTGAACATTTTGCGCTTTCAGCACTTCAACATGAACCCTTTATTGGCAACCCCAAGGTATCATCTAAGTTATCACGAAAAGGGATCACACTTAAAATATCGGGTGATCTACTAAATTCAGTCAATGCCAAGCAACAGACTGCAAATTTTCTTAATCAATTAAAAAAAGATTTGCGTATTTGTCTTGGAATTTCTGAACAGAAAAAAATTAAAATCAGACTCGTTGATTTTAATGAGTTGGACGCTAATGTGCATAAATCTCGAGTTGTCTAG
- a CDS encoding MgtC/SapB family protein — protein sequence MAYWLYQLELVLRLFVAAICGGLVGYERKVRLKTAGMRTHMLVAVGAALFMIISKYGFFDVLNHANSVSLDPSRVASQVVSGIGFIGAGAIMTVNHKIDGLTTAAGLWATAAIGLAVGADMYVIGIAGTLCILITQTIVRRIKALKRYPNRSMIRLQVTLNGKLSDMDALPERLKIIGSSHVHMRILAYKPDSFSLEMQIRLVRRTDPDDFILKMSHLVDVKKIDVLD from the coding sequence ATGGCTTACTGGTTATATCAACTAGAATTGGTTTTACGGCTATTTGTGGCGGCAATCTGCGGCGGCCTTGTCGGCTATGAACGAAAGGTCCGCCTAAAGACCGCTGGGATGCGGACTCATATGTTGGTTGCGGTAGGAGCCGCTCTTTTCATGATCATCTCCAAATATGGGTTCTTTGATGTCCTCAATCATGCAAATTCTGTCAGCCTGGATCCATCCCGAGTTGCCTCACAGGTTGTCAGTGGCATCGGGTTCATCGGCGCCGGAGCCATCATGACCGTTAATCACAAGATCGACGGCTTAACAACTGCAGCTGGCTTATGGGCGACTGCCGCGATTGGTCTGGCAGTTGGCGCGGATATGTACGTAATCGGTATTGCCGGGACGCTCTGCATCCTAATCACTCAAACAATTGTTAGGCGAATCAAGGCGCTTAAACGTTACCCGAATCGTTCGATGATCCGCCTACAAGTTACGCTTAATGGCAAACTAAGTGACATGGACGCCTTACCAGAAAGACTAAAAATCATTGGCAGCAGTCACGTCCACATGCGAATTCTGGCATACAAACCGGATTCATTTTCCCTTGAAATGCAAATTAGATTAGTCCGCCGAACTGACCCTGATGATTTTATTTTGAAAATGAGTCATTTGGTCGATGTGAAAAAGATTGATGTGCTGGATTAA
- a CDS encoding CsbD family protein — protein MTQEEKFESKKDQLAGKAKEVGGKVTGDKELEAEGKSQGVLGKAKEKLGDAKDTVKGATESVKEKLSDNKD, from the coding sequence ATGACTCAAGAGGAAAAGTTTGAGAGCAAAAAGGATCAATTAGCTGGTAAGGCTAAGGAGGTCGGTGGAAAAGTGACCGGTGACAAAGAATTGGAAGCTGAAGGAAAATCTCAGGGTGTGCTTGGTAAAGCTAAGGAAAAACTTGGCGATGCAAAAGATACGGTAAAAGGTGCTACAGAAAGTGTAAAAGAAAAGTTGTCCGATAATAAAGATTAA
- a CDS encoding IS30-like element ISLpl1 family transposase has product MSSITHSERIKIETFCELGLSNIQMGVRLNRSPSTISYELSRCQPYQAELAQTDAEYKRSRCGRKTKLSDELKQKILNHLRLSWSPGMIAHEFKLATKSIYNWLNQGRIGFSLNDLPEHGVRQRRNVDQRSKYNQSLGRSIEQRPMMINQRNRIGDFELDTVVGPRGHSKAVLLTLIDRKSRFLWAYRLKDQTTATVNEALTKFLTTFNGPVHSFTVDRGTEFSGLVSLESQYGIKTYYCYAYTPAERGSNERFNRNLRYFYPKGTRFERISAQDLTTTLLQINQRPLKILDWQTPYQVMLTNLSKNSD; this is encoded by the coding sequence TTGTCTAGTATAACCCATTCCGAACGAATTAAAATCGAAACCTTTTGTGAACTAGGGCTGTCCAATATCCAAATGGGCGTTCGGCTGAACCGATCACCGTCAACAATTTCTTATGAATTATCTCGATGTCAACCTTATCAGGCTGAATTAGCACAAACAGATGCCGAATACAAGCGATCACGATGTGGTCGGAAAACTAAGCTGAGCGATGAGTTAAAGCAAAAAATTCTCAACCATTTACGTCTAAGCTGGTCACCAGGAATGATTGCTCACGAATTTAAACTAGCGACTAAATCAATTTATAATTGGCTAAATCAGGGGAGAATTGGTTTCTCCTTGAATGATCTACCTGAACATGGCGTACGCCAACGGCGTAACGTTGACCAACGATCCAAATATAATCAATCTTTGGGGCGATCAATTGAACAGCGTCCCATGATGATTAATCAACGTAATCGCATTGGCGATTTTGAACTAGATACAGTCGTTGGTCCTCGTGGGCATAGTAAGGCAGTTTTATTAACTTTAATCGATCGCAAATCACGGTTCCTTTGGGCATACCGGTTAAAAGATCAGACGACAGCGACTGTTAATGAAGCCCTAACTAAGTTCCTAACCACTTTTAATGGTCCGGTGCACAGCTTTACTGTGGACCGTGGCACTGAGTTTAGTGGGCTAGTATCACTTGAATCACAATATGGTATTAAGACCTATTACTGCTATGCTTATACGCCAGCTGAACGTGGTAGTAATGAACGCTTTAATCGGAATTTACGTTATTTTTATCCTAAAGGGACTCGTTTTGAGCGCATTAGTGCTCAAGATTTAACGACGACGTTACTCCAAATTAACCAGCGACCGCTTAAAATACTCGACTGGCAAACACCGTATCAGGTTATGCTGACAAATTTGTCCAAAAATTCGGATTAA
- a CDS encoding magnesium transporter CorA family protein, with protein sequence MLKTYSLTKDTLLVSSESNIKNSSVVYVYGDEREYIESFEHKYDFKIGNILTFDDQVAYDTMIDRNDEKSLLVSFLFPEIHEGGHLDNLTTSVVFLVFKNKLIIFTNQKLNSISELLSNMVLRDVNNFTEEALLKIMQKDFYVMLNDLRGIKKKIDDLDSKISTSGPLRPTFGDLLTLQKYMIALSSTYKANHKALDFIKKNFTTINDIDFSTKKIIDDLYDTSDTMDRIILGYSQYLDNLENMINNMTSYQLNMIMKTLTEISIVLTIPAIIFGFWGINVDVPFEKSSYGVFAVLIISVILSLICWFWMRRKKYL encoded by the coding sequence ATGCTGAAAACTTATTCTTTAACAAAAGATACATTATTAGTTTCGTCAGAATCAAATATCAAAAATTCTTCTGTTGTTTATGTTTATGGTGACGAACGAGAATATATCGAATCTTTTGAACATAAATATGACTTTAAAATAGGCAATATACTAACGTTTGATGATCAAGTTGCATATGACACGATGATAGATCGGAACGATGAAAAAAGTTTGCTCGTAAGTTTTCTGTTTCCCGAGATACATGAAGGTGGGCATCTAGATAATCTGACGACATCTGTTGTTTTCTTGGTATTTAAAAATAAGTTGATAATTTTTACAAACCAAAAATTAAATTCCATTTCCGAACTCTTATCCAATATGGTTTTACGTGATGTCAATAATTTCACGGAGGAAGCACTTTTAAAGATCATGCAAAAAGATTTCTATGTGATGCTTAACGATCTTCGTGGAATCAAGAAAAAAATTGATGATTTAGACTCAAAAATATCAACGTCCGGTCCACTCAGACCAACGTTTGGTGATTTATTGACTCTTCAAAAATACATGATAGCTTTGTCATCAACTTATAAAGCTAACCATAAAGCGCTTGATTTCATTAAAAAAAATTTCACAACTATTAACGATATTGATTTTAGTACAAAAAAAATAATTGATGATTTATACGATACAAGTGATACAATGGATAGAATCATTTTAGGTTACAGCCAATATTTGGACAATTTGGAAAATATGATAAACAATATGACTTCGTATCAGCTAAACATGATTATGAAAACTCTAACAGAGATATCAATCGTTTTGACTATTCCAGCGATTATTTTTGGTTTTTGGGGAATCAATGTTGATGTCCCGTTTGAAAAATCTTCTTATGGTGTTTTTGCTGTGCTGATTATCTCTGTTATACTAAGCCTAATTTGCTGGTTTTGGATGCGACGCAAAAAATATTTGTAA
- a CDS encoding transposase yields MSGIAIYQLPKTTISNGYFNYNYEEKSKYVSNSCKSSLSNGPIEGINRKIKALKRICYGFKNTDLFYARILLIVK; encoded by the coding sequence TTGTCAGGAATTGCAATCTACCAATTACCCAAAACAACAATCTCCAATGGATATTTCAATTACAACTATGAGGAAAAATCTAAATATGTTTCAAACAGCTGTAAATCATCACTTTCCAATGGACCTATCGAAGGAATCAATCGTAAAATCAAAGCACTTAAACGGATCTGTTACGGATTCAAAAATACGGACCTTTTTTATGCCAGAATTCTCTTAATTGTAAAATAA
- a CDS encoding glycoside hydrolase family 13 protein, translated as MTNTRWWKGEIVYQVYPRSFQDTNNDGIGDLQGVIQHLDYLKSLGVTMIWLSPVYQSPMVDMGYDISDYQAIDPQFGTMADFDQLLVEAKKRGIKLIMDLVVNHTSDQHTWFKQALADPSSPYRKYYIFKKTTDGKVPNNWRSIFGGSTWTEVPNEPGTYYFHTFAPQQPELNWENPKLRQAIYQMINWWLDKGIAGYRIDAITHLKKDLDWASLPPDGDDGLVAVTKKGQNRPGLNKFLDELKAATFDKYNAVTVGEAYGVPAGDLPQFIGPDGYFSMIFDFSYLNIDIANVDEWYRGKADWSIKELKDTIFSAQKSIKQAGGWTANVLENHDQPRVLSKLIRNKAEQTPQAAKALAAMYYFLPGVPFIYQGQEIGMKNFQRTKISEFNDVSSINNYQMALKAGFQPQQALELLNDRSRDNARTPMQWDNTSFGGFSRTQPWLSMGNDRQKINVTDENLDPTSVLNFYRAMGKLRHNPHYRSTLIDGKLIELPVPDDVIAYQRQLGEQIISVFVNLSAESQKVSLPTGSLLLNSQTNLVQDAANLILHPYQAVVFETD; from the coding sequence ATGACAAATACTCGTTGGTGGAAAGGTGAGATTGTCTATCAAGTTTATCCACGTTCATTTCAGGATACAAACAATGACGGAATTGGTGATCTACAAGGAGTCATTCAGCATTTAGATTATCTAAAATCACTGGGAGTTACCATGATTTGGCTTTCTCCTGTTTACCAATCACCGATGGTCGACATGGGATACGATATTTCCGATTATCAAGCAATTGATCCGCAATTTGGTACTATGGCTGACTTTGACCAACTGTTGGTCGAAGCCAAAAAAAGAGGAATCAAATTGATTATGGATTTAGTTGTCAACCATACCTCAGATCAACATACTTGGTTCAAACAAGCATTGGCCGATCCAAGCAGTCCTTATCGTAAATATTATATCTTCAAAAAAACTACCGATGGAAAAGTTCCGAATAATTGGCGCAGTATTTTTGGCGGTTCTACTTGGACAGAGGTCCCCAATGAGCCCGGAACTTATTATTTTCATACATTTGCTCCGCAACAACCGGAACTAAATTGGGAAAATCCTAAATTACGACAAGCAATTTATCAAATGATAAATTGGTGGCTCGATAAAGGAATTGCTGGTTACCGAATTGATGCGATTACTCACCTGAAAAAGGATCTTGATTGGGCTAGTCTACCACCAGACGGTGATGATGGTCTAGTTGCTGTAACTAAAAAGGGGCAAAACCGACCTGGTTTAAATAAGTTCCTTGATGAATTAAAGGCAGCTACTTTTGATAAATATAATGCCGTTACAGTAGGTGAAGCCTATGGTGTTCCGGCAGGTGATTTACCACAATTCATTGGTCCTGATGGCTATTTCTCGATGATTTTTGATTTCAGTTACCTTAATATTGATATTGCCAATGTTGACGAATGGTATCGTGGTAAGGCTGACTGGTCGATTAAAGAGTTGAAAGACACCATCTTTTCGGCCCAAAAATCAATTAAGCAAGCTGGTGGCTGGACGGCCAATGTCTTAGAAAACCATGACCAACCTCGCGTTCTATCAAAACTAATTCGCAACAAAGCTGAACAAACTCCTCAAGCTGCCAAAGCTTTAGCGGCCATGTACTATTTCTTACCAGGAGTTCCATTCATCTACCAAGGTCAAGAAATTGGCATGAAGAACTTTCAGCGAACTAAAATTTCTGAATTTAACGATGTTTCATCAATTAACAATTATCAAATGGCTCTCAAAGCTGGCTTCCAGCCACAACAAGCACTAGAGCTTTTAAATGATCGTTCTCGTGATAATGCTCGGACACCAATGCAATGGGATAATACCAGCTTTGGTGGTTTCTCAAGGACTCAGCCTTGGTTAAGCATGGGAAATGATCGCCAAAAAATTAACGTAACAGATGAAAATTTAGATCCTACATCTGTACTGAACTTCTATCGAGCAATGGGAAAATTACGGCATAATCCGCACTATCGGTCAACCTTAATCGATGGCAAATTAATTGAACTCCCGGTTCCTGATGACGTCATCGCCTATCAACGCCAACTGGGAGAACAAATAATTAGTGTTTTCGTTAATTTGTCTGCCGAAAGTCAAAAAGTCTCCCTTCCTACCGGCTCACTTCTACTTAACAGTCAAACCAACTTAGTTCAAGATGCTGCTAATTTAATTTTGCATCCTTATCAAGCGGTTGTTTTTGAAACGGATTAA
- a CDS encoding SLC45 family MFS transporter, with amino-acid sequence MENKNKTTLPNLPLSTIWMLSFGFLGVQMAFSLQSSQMGRIFQTLGADPTKLGFFFILPPLAGMVVQPIVGYLSDRTWSKRFGRRMPYLLVGALVSVIVMFLLPNSGSFGFKTSTALWFGAIAILFMDLSSNVAMQPFKMVVGDMVNEKQKSYAYSIQSFLSNTGSVLATIFPYLLTAIGVANTAAAGQVPDSVRISFYVGAVILVIFSLISVFSVHEYDDDTYKKYHGVALNEDNANEKNKSMLQLLKEAPKTFWSVTLTQFFCWMAFQYLWTYGAGSVAATVYHAADPTSSGYQAGANWFGILSAVYAVAAVIWSLVLSKIPAGKNKLGYTLSLFLGAIGFISFFFIHSQFGLLFSFILIGISWAGMMAYPFIMVTNALDGYSHMGTYLGLFNGSICLPQIVASVASFAIFPAVGSKFPAMILISGILMLIGSLSVSLIKEKI; translated from the coding sequence ATGGAAAACAAAAATAAAACTACTTTACCTAATTTACCATTATCCACCATTTGGATGTTAAGTTTTGGTTTTCTCGGAGTTCAAATGGCGTTTTCTTTACAAAGTTCTCAAATGGGAAGAATTTTTCAAACTCTTGGAGCAGACCCAACCAAGCTTGGCTTCTTCTTTATTTTACCCCCATTAGCAGGAATGGTTGTCCAACCAATCGTTGGCTATTTATCTGATCGAACATGGAGTAAACGCTTTGGACGGCGAATGCCTTACTTGCTAGTTGGCGCTTTAGTCTCAGTTATTGTAATGTTTTTATTACCAAATTCAGGCAGTTTCGGCTTCAAAACTTCAACTGCCTTATGGTTTGGCGCAATTGCTATTTTATTTATGGATTTGAGTTCAAATGTTGCTATGCAGCCATTTAAGATGGTTGTTGGTGATATGGTCAACGAAAAGCAAAAATCATATGCTTATTCAATTCAAAGCTTTTTGTCCAATACTGGTTCTGTTTTAGCAACAATTTTTCCTTACCTTTTGACAGCTATCGGTGTGGCTAATACAGCAGCTGCAGGTCAAGTTCCTGATTCTGTTCGAATTTCATTTTATGTAGGAGCAGTAATTCTGGTTATTTTTTCTTTAATTTCAGTTTTTTCAGTTCATGAATATGATGATGATACTTACAAGAAATATCATGGCGTAGCTTTAAATGAAGACAACGCTAACGAAAAAAATAAAAGTATGCTGCAATTATTAAAAGAAGCACCGAAAACTTTTTGGAGTGTTACTTTAACTCAATTTTTCTGCTGGATGGCTTTCCAGTATCTTTGGACTTATGGTGCTGGCAGCGTTGCGGCAACAGTCTATCATGCTGCTGATCCAACCAGTTCTGGTTATCAAGCTGGTGCTAATTGGTTTGGAATCTTATCAGCCGTTTATGCAGTTGCTGCTGTTATCTGGTCACTGGTTTTATCAAAAATTCCGGCTGGTAAAAATAAACTTGGCTACACCCTATCATTATTTTTAGGTGCAATCGGCTTTATTTCATTTTTCTTCATTCATTCACAATTTGGCTTGTTATTCTCATTTATCCTGATTGGTATCTCATGGGCTGGCATGATGGCTTATCCCTTCATTATGGTTACCAACGCACTTGACGGTTATTCACATATGGGAACTTACCTTGGTCTATTCAATGGTTCAATTTGCTTACCACAAATTGTTGCTTCAGTCGCTTCGTTTGCAATTTTTCCAGCAGTTGGAAGTAAATTTCCTGCAATGATTTTAATCTCAGGAATTTTAATGTTAATTGGTAGTCTTTCAGTTTCATTAATTAAAGAAAAAATATAA
- a CDS encoding LacI family DNA-binding transcriptional regulator: protein MITLADVAKESHVSTMTVSRVLHHPDQVSDEVRQAVQQAISKLGYKPSRVGQALSQQRQFAIQFLILEDIQQVDPYYAKLLLYIADYLREQGYTLEISHDLTDYSSQVDGTFVSGARQQDLPLLTKSSDPIVSYGQLDQTIKYVDIDNFQGTYQMTHYLAKCGYQNLLYFGLDLNEAFAISREEGYLRAMTELNKIPTIFRIDNTEQAAANLIEQLIITDNSAIVAATDQIAIGALQQLLHLGIKIPADVGVTGFDGVFINQISLQHLTTVQQPLKKIAQSMVELLLGMIEKRPGKSTLIPPQLSIAQTTRALEEK from the coding sequence ATGATAACATTAGCTGATGTTGCCAAAGAATCACATGTTTCAACGATGACGGTCTCAAGAGTGTTGCATCATCCCGATCAGGTTTCAGATGAAGTTAGACAAGCTGTTCAGCAGGCTATTAGTAAGTTAGGTTATAAGCCTAGTCGAGTTGGACAAGCCTTATCACAGCAGCGTCAATTTGCTATTCAATTTCTAATTTTAGAAGATATTCAACAAGTCGATCCATACTATGCCAAACTATTGTTATATATTGCAGATTATTTGCGTGAACAAGGTTATACATTGGAGATTAGTCATGATTTGACTGATTATTCTAGTCAAGTTGATGGAACCTTTGTCAGTGGTGCAAGACAACAAGACTTGCCATTATTAACCAAGTCATCTGATCCGATCGTATCTTATGGTCAGCTTGATCAAACGATTAAATATGTTGATATTGATAACTTCCAAGGCACCTATCAAATGACACACTATTTAGCAAAGTGTGGGTATCAAAACTTGCTTTATTTTGGACTTGATTTGAACGAGGCTTTTGCGATTTCGCGTGAGGAAGGGTATTTGCGAGCCATGACGGAATTAAATAAAATTCCAACTATTTTTCGGATCGATAATACTGAACAGGCAGCAGCCAACCTAATCGAGCAATTAATTATAACTGATAATAGTGCGATTGTTGCGGCCACTGATCAGATTGCAATTGGAGCTTTACAACAACTTTTACACTTGGGTATTAAAATTCCCGCTGACGTTGGAGTAACTGGCTTCGATGGCGTCTTTATTAATCAGATTTCATTACAACACTTAACCACGGTACAGCAACCGCTTAAAAAAATTGCCCAATCAATGGTTGAACTGCTGTTAGGAATGATTGAAAAACGCCCTGGAAAGTCAACTTTAATTCCCCCACAATTATCAATTGCACAAACAACTCGAGCATTAGAAGAGAAATGA
- a CDS encoding LexA family protein, whose product MRTNTEVIELIIKLAQEQGVSISELARRTGMAKSAISKYFSKAREFPLNRLNQFAKALKVTPEELLGVPQNLQPVTGTVKIPVLGVIACGDPITAEENIDGYIEEPKDDLPAGQLFYLKAKGRSMTPTIPDGAKVLIRQQPDVEDGEIAAVLLTNENEATLKRIKHSKDLILLLPDNPEYQPIVSSKENPIQILGKALRYVSQL is encoded by the coding sequence ATGCGTACCAATACTGAAGTAATTGAGTTGATTATTAAATTAGCCCAGGAACAAGGTGTCTCAATTAGTGAACTTGCTCGGCGAACAGGAATGGCAAAATCAGCTATTTCTAAATATTTCAGTAAGGCCCGAGAATTCCCACTAAATCGTTTAAATCAATTTGCAAAGGCCTTAAAAGTAACTCCAGAAGAACTATTAGGTGTTCCACAGAATCTGCAACCGGTCACCGGAACAGTTAAAATTCCGGTCTTAGGCGTCATTGCTTGCGGTGATCCGATTACTGCAGAGGAAAATATTGATGGTTATATTGAAGAACCTAAAGATGATTTACCGGCCGGGCAACTTTTTTATTTAAAAGCTAAAGGCCGGTCAATGACTCCGACTATTCCAGATGGAGCCAAAGTTTTAATTCGGCAGCAACCAGATGTTGAAGATGGTGAAATTGCAGCAGTATTACTAACTAACGAGAATGAAGCAACTTTAAAAAGGATTAAACACTCAAAAGATCTGATTTTATTATTACCCGATAATCCTGAATATCAGCCCATTGTTTCTAGTAAAGAAAATCCAATTCAGATTTTAGGTAAGGCACTCCGTTATGTCTCCCAGCTCTAA